GTGGGTTAGTGAAGATGCCCTGGAGGTTCAGGGCGTTTTGAAGCTGCCTGGCCAGGGCCGACGTCTGGACGGGTCGGGCGATCACCTGGTGAGCCTCAGCGAAAAACCGCAGCATCGAGGACTTGTCCGCGGTGTCGACCACCACGTAGCGCAGCGCCGCCGGCTGGTTCTCCCGCAAGTAACCCATCAGCTCGTGGACACTGGGGTTCACCAGCGATGACTCAGCTATTACCAGGTCGTATTGAGCGCCTATGCACGCTTCGATCGCTTCCTTCCCGGCAGCCGCCGTCTCGCCGCGCCACCCGCCCCCGCAATAGCGCTCGATCTGCTGCACAAAATCGACAAGTGACCGGTCTCCCCCGACATACAGCACAACCACTTCACGCATTTCGCGTTCCTTTGCTTAAAAGTACGTCAGGTAGATTTCGAACTTTTACTGCAGAACAATAGTATTGTCGGACGGCGGCCTCCACGAGTTTAGCCTGAGCCGTGGAGAAATCTGCCCAATTTTGAGGTATCTTCGGCCCACGCTTTGCCATATCCGGGTTTTCTGCCATACCACCCATTACTCTGAGGCTCCTCGCGCGGGCCAAATCCCTTGGCGCACAAGCGGCCGCTCTCCGGGAACCTCAGACAGTCCGGCAGGACTCTTTTGAGTCCTACCGGTAACCCTCGATCTTGCCAACCGGTTGCGCTAGTGCCCCAACAACTGATATTTGCTGATTAGGTGCGCGGCCCGCCGTCGGCGGGTTCTTGTCTGCCCATGTATCGAAGAAGGATCTGGAGGGGCAGACCGGGAGAGGCTGTCTCATAAGTGCGATCTGTTGCGTCAGGTCGTGCTCCGAGCACGACTCGCTCCGCGGGTCGGGCTCGGAGTGAGACCTGGCGCCGTTACAGTTAGACACATTGCGGCGGTAGGTCTCCGTCCCGTCCCTCCTTCATCGGGCCGGGACAAGGACCTGCCGCAACTTTTCCAGCTTTTGAGACAGCCTCGGGAAGTCTGCCGCCCACGATCAGGAGATATTAGTTGGGATGGCGCTGGTTAGGCTCTTCGGATGCATAACCTAGGTTACAAAAGCTGTTTTGGACAGGATTGGGTCCGAGTTAAACCTTGCCGGGACCACGGCGACTGCCAATACTCGAATCGTGTTCTAGTTTGTAGAACAAGGAGATCCACCCTTGAAAAAACCACACATCGTCGACGAGGCGCGCAATCTGGTTGAGACCGGCTATATCGGGAACGTAACGGTCGAAGATGTGATCGCAAATATCGAAGCCGTCATCGCCGATCCGAAGTTCCGCGCCGGCATGGACGCTATATGTGACTACACTGACGCAAGCGCAGTTTGGAATCTCGCCGAGCTGGATCGCCTGAGAAAGTACGTGCTGAAGATCAGGCCTCTGGTCGGCAACACACGCTGGGCGGTAATCTTTCCGAAAGGGAAAGACACGACCACCGCGCGGATCTTTATAGCCCTCCACAACGCTTTTGATAGTCAGATAAAAATCAAGTTGTTCAACAATCGCCACGATGCGCACGCGTGGCTCGACGAGGCCAGGGTGCTCGGCTGAGCGCACTGCCACTCTTAAAGTCTCAGCGGCGACGTGCACTATCCCACGGGTTCGCAGCCTCATTTCAGGAACGTTCCCTGGTTCAGCTCGCGGAACGCCTGCCGCAGCTCCTCCTGAGTGTTCATGACTATCGGTCCGTACCAGGCTACCGGCTCGCGCAGCGGTCTCCCCGAGACCAGCAGAAAGCGTATTCCTTCTTCACCGGCCTGCACGCTGATTTCATCGCCGTTATCAAACAGTATGAGTGAGCGATTGTCGGCGGCGGTCGGTGGTTTATGCTCAAACCAGCCGACACCCTCGGTCGGCACGGCCAGCGGCTCGGAGGCGTTGCAGAACTTCCCCGACCCGTCGAACACATAGACAAACGCGTGGCTTTTCATTTCCACCGGTATGGTCCTCCGCTGGCCTGCCGGCACAGAGATGTCGATGTACACCGGGTCGGCCGCGATTCCCTCGACCGGCCCCACCTTCCCCCAGAATTTACCGCAGATAATCCGCGCCCTGGTGCCGTCGTCGTCAGTAACCTCCGGAATGTCAGCCGACTTTATCTCCTGGTATCGAGGAGTGGTCATCTTGAGAGCGGCCGGCAAATTCGCCCAAAGTTGAAAGCCGTGCATGCGCCCGCGACTGTCGCCCTTAGGCATCTCCTGATGCAGTATTCCCCGACCCGCAGTCATCCACTGTGCGTCCCCGGGCGAAATCTGGCCGCGATTGCCGATGCTGTCGCCGTGCTCGACCGTTCCGGCCAGCACGTACGTGATCGTCTCGATCCCACGGTGAGGATGCCACGGAAAACCCGCGAGATAATCTTCGGGCCGGTCGCTGCGGAAATCGTCGAGGAGCAGGAACGGGTCAGATTCCAACGTATCGCCGAAGCCGAACGCACGGCGGAGATGCACTCCGGCGCCCTCGATAGTCGGCTTGGCCTTACTGAGTTTTCTGACTGGTCTTAGGGACATCGTCTATTACTCTGCTTCCGGTTCTCGACCTGGGTGCCCAACGGGTGCGCCGTCCAGTCCAACCATAACGTAGACCGTTCGGCCCACAATCCCGGCAGGTGGTTCTATATCAATGTACCCGTAACACATTGCCGAGCTACAAAGGTTCCGGCGTTTATCGGTGTGGTTCTTACCCGGTTCGCGCAAGCGCCGCAGCCGAATGCACATAGTAGGCGTGGAGATTCCCTTAGCGAGCGAAGTGCGACGGACGACCGAGCAAATTCGGCGGGTGATTATAGAGATACGATGGGCCGGGAGATGATGTGACCAGGGCGCTCGGGTGTACCAGCTGGACCGTCAATAACGTTCCATGGTCAGGGGCAGACCGGAGGTCTGCCGCCCCCAAGAAAAGGATCAAAGTCATGCCGCCAACAGAGAGTACCTCGAAGTTATGCCGCCCACGAAAATTCACGCCGATAATCCGATATAATAATGATGAACGCATGTCAGAGTCGTGGATCAGACTTGAACAACCCGTGCGGACAGCCATTCCAGATCGTCAACGTCACCAAAGGCGGCGTTGTGGTTGCCCGGCGAGTCGCTCTGGCTGCAACCAGCTCTGAGCGGCGTAAGGGTCTCCTGGGTCGCGACAGCCTCGGCCCCGATGACGGCCTGTACCTGGCGCCCTGCGAATGGCTCCATACCTTTCGCATGCGCTTCCCTATAGATGTAGCATTTCTGTCGCCACACGGACGTGTCTTGTCCGTGCATCACGGTCTAAAGCCGAATCGTCTCTCGAAAATAGTCTTGCGGGCCGAGGGTGCGCTTGAGCTATCCGCCGGTGTTCTGCGCGCTTCGGGCACCGAGGTGGGCGACACTGTTCAATTCCTGCACGCGTCTGTGCCTGAGTTAGCTGTCTCGATAACATCCGTTCCCTGACTCGTCTGCATCACAGACCACTCGCGTCCACAGTTCACCGCACTTTCATTCACTTTGCACGGGGGTGTTTTTGACTGATTTCGTTATGTACGAAACGGTTACGAAGTTCTTCGCGCAGAGGCCCGCCATTTGCTGAATACCCCGCCGTGAGTATCGAACGGTTGACGCCGCAGACTTCAGCGAGACTGATTTCTGAGCAGGGAAAAAGCGGCGGCGCCGGGAGTAGATGAAGACGAAAACCAGAGATGTTGAACGCGATTGAATTGAAACTAAGCTTGCTGCGGACTCGCCAGAGGTGAGGACGAAGCATCGAATATCCACCCTATTTCCCTTGGAGGTTCACATGTTGAGCAAACTGATCCGCGACGAAAAAGGCCAGGACATGGTCGAGTACGCTCTGCTGGCATCATTCATCTCGATCGTCGCCATCGCGACCCTTCGGCTGATCGGCCCGCTGGTCGATGGTATCTATCAGGACATCGAAGCTGCTCTTTCGTAATAGCGGCCCCGAGAGGGTCTGTTGACAAGACCCGAATATAGGCGCCGGCCGCCGCTTCAGCGGATCGGCTGTCACCCGAAAGCACCGGGCTGTCAGGCGGAAACGCCCGACAGCCCGTTTTTCGGATGATATCTACGGCTGGCCCCGCCCCCAAACGGGCTTAGGAGGAGGTATGTTAAGACGGATCCTTTTCGATGAGCGCGCTCAGGACCTGA
This window of the Candidatus Zixiibacteriota bacterium genome carries:
- a CDS encoding pirin family protein encodes the protein MSLRPVRKLSKAKPTIEGAGVHLRRAFGFGDTLESDPFLLLDDFRSDRPEDYLAGFPWHPHRGIETITYVLAGTVEHGDSIGNRGQISPGDAQWMTAGRGILHQEMPKGDSRGRMHGFQLWANLPAALKMTTPRYQEIKSADIPEVTDDDGTRARIICGKFWGKVGPVEGIAADPVYIDISVPAGQRRTIPVEMKSHAFVYVFDGSGKFCNASEPLAVPTEGVGWFEHKPPTAADNRSLILFDNGDEISVQAGEEGIRFLLVSGRPLREPVAWYGPIVMNTQEELRQAFRELNQGTFLK
- a CDS encoding Flp family type IVb pilin; this translates as MLSKLIRDEKGQDMVEYALLASFISIVAIATLRLIGPLVDGIYQDIEAALS
- a CDS encoding DUF192 domain-containing protein, whose protein sequence is MGRDSLGPDDGLYLAPCEWLHTFRMRFPIDVAFLSPHGRVLSVHHGLKPNRLSKIVLRAEGALELSAGVLRASGTEVGDTVQFLHASVPELAVSITSVP